The following DNA comes from Gloeocapsa sp. PCC 73106.
ACCATGAGGAAGCGATCGCCCCTAGTGATGGCTACTCGTATTGAAACTACCGTCGCTGAACAACTACAAGAGGAGATAGAAGATTTAATCTACTATCCCTTGGCGCGTATTTGCGCGTTAGGTACTAAAGAAATTAAATACAGGGGAACAATCAGCATTTTAAGCGCGGGAACCGCCGATTTACCTGTAGCAGAAGAAGCCGCGATTACCGCCGAACTTTGTGGCTTCCACGTGACTCGTCTCTGGGATGTGGGAGTCTCGGGAATTCATCGACTGTTGAGTCATCGTTACGTCTTAGATGAGGCGGATGTATTAATCGTGGTAGCGGGAATGGAGGGAGCCTTACCCAGTGTGGTGGCGGGTATGGCTGATTGTCCGGTAATTGGCGTCCCCACCAGTATCGGTTATGGCGCGAGTTTTGGCGGAGTAGCGCCCTTACTTACTATGCTCAACTCTTGCGCCGCGGGTGTGGGCGTGGTGAACATTGATAATGGCTTTGGTGGAGCGATGTTAGCCGCGCAAATCCTACGTAAAGCCAATCATATCAAGTCCGGGTAAATACTTATACATAAAGATGAGAAGGGGTAAGGGGGAAAATCTACCTTGTCTACCTTGTCTCTCCCCCGGGGGAAGAGGGAAGGGTTTAGATAAAAATGTGACTCACAACTTTAAGTTAACTAATTAAGCGGACATGATATCAGACTTATTCGACAATCGATGACCACATTAGTTAAGATATGATTTCTCGTCTTAAGCAACTAGCAACTTAGCACCGGGAATCGAGTTAACAAAAGTTCCTAAATCAATAATTGAGTTTTCGTTGATTAATTTAGCTCCCATAGGACTGCTATTATCAATCTTAGCAATTACGGCTACTTGTCCTGGGGTGGTAGAATTCAAGGGTACACCAATAGACTCTCCCCTGTCGTCTATAACTGTAATCCCTCCATCGTATTGGCTAAAGGACGAATCTTTTTTCTGAGAAGCATCAGTGTAGTTGAGAGTACAGATATAAAGCGCGGCAAGATCGTCTAATTTAGTCACTCTTAGGACTTCTTCGTTGTCTCCACCTTTTGCCCCTACCCCCTCGTCTCCACTGAGTTGAATAAAGGGAAACTCATTTAAACTGCCTAAATTACCTCCAGGAAAGTTGTCGGAAAAGACTCCTCCATCTCTACCGTCTTTGGTTTGATAAAAAGCCATCAAGTCTAAGTCAACGTTTGCTGTCCATTTCAAAGTGACCATTAATTGCTTAACCGAGATGTAAGCTTCTTCACCTTTTTGGTTGAGGATTACTTTTGCTTTTAAATCTACCATTGCACGACTACCTTTATCTGTATAGTTACTACGATTATATAGCGCCAGAAAGTCAAATTAGCTTAAAAAAATCTTAAAATTTATTTAGGCTCTCTGATTGTTTGAGTTGAGCTATGGTAGCGTTTCCCGTACAAAAAAGTACTGTAGTTATTTCAGCGATCAGTAACTCTACGAACTCCTCG
Coding sequences within:
- the larB gene encoding nickel pincer cofactor biosynthesis protein LarB, translating into MTEPEVIKQLLDAVARGEVSPDKALVQLKHLDFEPVEDFAKIDHHRRLRTGFPEVIWGPGKTPAQIVEIIKTMRKRSPLVMATRIETTVAEQLQEEIEDLIYYPLARICALGTKEIKYRGTISILSAGTADLPVAEEAAITAELCGFHVTRLWDVGVSGIHRLLSHRYVLDEADVLIVVAGMEGALPSVVAGMADCPVIGVPTSIGYGASFGGVAPLLTMLNSCAAGVGVVNIDNGFGGAMLAAQILRKANHIKSG